CGGCGGTCCTTGGCGCAGACCTCCCCCAGCACCCGGTTGTACTCCTCCACCCGCTGCTGCACCCGTTCCCGCCGGGCCGTGGCCGCGCCGGTCAGGTCGTCCGCGCCGGCCAGCATCGACGGGCAGATGCCCAGCTTCCACACCTGCTTGCCCAGCGGGTTCGTCCGTCCCTGGGACCACAGCCGCTTCAGGTTCGGCACGCTCGCCACGTACACCTGCGTCCTCGGCAGCGACCCGCGCAACGTGCTCAGCGCCTCCTGGAAGTCCGCGCGGAAGTCGGCCACCGGGGTCATCGCCGACACCGAGGAACGGCAGGCGTCGTTGGCCCCCGCCATCACCGTCACCAGCTGCGGGCTCCGGGTGACCGCCCGGGCCACCTGCCGCGGCAGGTCGGACATCCGGGCGCCGGTCTCCGCGTAGTTCCAGGAGTGCCGGGCCGCGCCGGTCACCCCGAGCAGGCGCACCGCCAGGCTGTCCACCCGGGCGTCGCTGCCCGTCGCCCACGACACGGCGGGGCAGTCGGTCAGCACCGTGCACGCGTCGAAACCCCGGGTGATGGAGTCGCCGACCGCGGCGATGGAGTCCGGGCTGCGGTTCCACACCGGAGCGGGCCTCGCCGGGGAGCGGGACGCGCTCGCGGAACCGCCCGCCTTCGAGGGGCCGCCTCCGCCGAAGGCGTCACAGCCCGTGGCCAGCACGGTCGCCGTCACCACGGCAAGGACGGTCCGCGCACGGCGGCTCCGCTTCCGCATCCTGTCGGTCCCCTCGTCGTCGCTGCGGTACTCCCTCCCTACAACGTGCGAGGGTTCCCGGCCCCGGCCCCCTGGAACGGCACACCCCCGCACAAGCGTCCCCCCGGGTGAATGGCGGAGGTTTCCCGGCACCGGGACCGACAGTACGTCACACTCCCTGCCCCGCCTCAGGGTAGCCTCGCCATCAACGCGGCCGTCGTGCCACTGCCGCCCAGCCAGTCCGCAAGATGTCCCGCTCTGCCCGGAGGTTCCGGTGACGACACGTGGAGTTCTGTACGTGCACTCCGCGCCGCGCGCGCTGTGCCCGCACGTCGAGTGGGCCATCGCCGGGGTGCTCGGCACGCGCGTCAACCTCGACTGGATCCGGCAGCCGGCGGCTCCCGGCACCTGGCGCTCGGAGTTCTCCTGGCAGGGCCAGGCCGGCACGGCGTCCAAGCTCGCCTCCGCCCTGCGCGGCTGGCACCTCCTGCGCTTCGAGGTCACCGCCGAGCCCTGCGCCACCGCCGAGGGCGAGCGCTACAGCTGCACCCCCGCCCTCGGCATCTTCCACGCCGTCACCGGCCTCCACGGCGACATCCTGATCCCCGAGGACCGCCTGCGCGCGGCCCTGCAGCGCAGCCGGCAGGGCGAGACCGAGCTGGAGGCGGAGCTGTCCAGACTGCTGGGCAAGCCGTGGGACGACGAGCTGGAACCGTTCCGCCACGCGGGAGAGGGCGCACCGGTGCGCTGGCTGCACCAGGTGGTCTGAGCGTCCGGGCACGGCGGAGGGCCCCCACCGGCCGGTGGGGGCCCTCCGCCGTGCCCGCGGGGACGGGCCTCAGACGGTCCGGAACGCCAGCACCACGTTGTGCCCGCCGAACCCGAACGAGTCGTTCAGCACGGCGATCCGCCCCTCGGGCAGCGTCCGCGCCCCGCCGGTCACCACGTCCGCGTTGACCTCGGGGTCGAGCTCGTCGATGTTGATGGTCGGCGGAGCCGTGCGGTTCACCAGGGCCAGCACCGACGCGACGGACTCGATGCCGCCGGCACCGCCCAGCAGGTGACCGGTCATCGACTTGGTGGCCGAGATGGCCATGTGGTCGACGTCGTCCCCGAACACCTTGCGCAGCGCCTTGATCTCCGCCACGTCGCCCTGCGGCGTGGACGTGGCGTGCGCGTTGACGTGCACGATCTCGGCCGGCTCCAGGTCCGTGTTGTCGAGCAGGTTCTGCAGCGCGTGCGCGATGCCGTTGCCGGACGGCTCCGGCTGCGTGATGTGGTGGCTGTCGGCGGAGATGCCCTGCCCGACCGCCTCCACGTAGATCCGGGCCCCGCGCGCCCTGGCGTGCTCCTCGGACTCCAGGACGACGACACCGGCGCCCTCACCGAGCACGAAGCCGTCGCGGCCGGCGTCGTAGGGACGCGAGGCGCCCCGGGGGTCGTCGTTGTTCTTGGACATCGCCATCATGTTGCCGAACGCGACGATGGGCAGCGGGTGGATGGCGGCCTCGGTACCGCCGGCCACGACGACGTCCGCACGCCCGGTGCGGATCATCTCGATCGCGTACCCGATGGCCTCCGCGCCCGACGCGCAGGCCGAGACCGGGGTATGCACGCCGGCGCGGGCGCCCAGCTCGATCCCGACGTTGGCCGCGGGGGAGTTGGGCATCAGCATCGGCACGGTGTGCGGGGAGACCCGGCGCACGCCCTTCTCCCTGAGCACGTCGTACTGGTCCAGCAGCGTCGTCACGCCGCCGATGCCGGAGGCGATGACCGCGCCGAGACGGTCGGGGTTCACGGCCGCGTCCTCACCGGCCCTGGCGGTGAAACCGGCGTCCTTCCAGGCCTCCTGAGCGGCGATCAGGGCGAACTGCGCGGACCGGTCCAGCTTGCGGGCCTGCGGCCGGGGAATGACCTCGCCCGGCTCGACGGCGACCCGCGCGGCGATGCGGACCGGCAGCTCGGCCGCCCACTCCTCCTCCAGGAGCCGCACGCCGGACGTGCCGGCGACGAGGGCCTCCCAGGTCGAGGCTGCGTCGCCACCCAGCGGTGTGGTTGCGCCGATACCGGTGACGACCACGGTGCGATTGGTCGGGCTCACGGGAATTCTTTCTCCAACGGATGCGGGAATCTACGGCGCCACCGCCGGGTGGCGGGGCCTGGCAGCCTGGCTGCCGGGTGGCTCAGTCCTGGTGCTTGAGGATGTACTCGGTCGCGTCGCCGACCGTCTTGAGGTTCTTGACGTCCTCGTCCGGGATCTTCACGTCGAAGCGCTCCTCGGCGGCGACGACGACCTCGACCATGGACAGCGAGTCGACGTCCAGGTCGTCGGTGAAGGACTTGTCCAGCTGGACGTCCTCGGTGGGGATCCCGGCGATCTCGTTCACGATCTCTGCGAGACCGGCGACGATCTCTTCCTGAGTGGCGGCCATGTCAGGCGCTCCTTCTTCGATGTTCCAGACGGGTTGTGGCGATTGTCCCGCACCGGATCGCAGGATCCGGCACGGAGTGCCTAGGGGAGGGTAACGACCGTGGCGGCGTAGACGAGACCCGCCCCGAATCCGATGACGAGCGCGGTGTCCCCGCTCTTCGCCTCGCCGGTCGCCAGGAGCCGCTCCATCGCGAGCGGGATCGAGGCGGCCGAGGTGTTGCCGGTGGTGCGGATGTCACGGGCGACCGTGACGTGCTCCGGCAGCTTCAGTGCCTTCACCATCGAGTCGATGATCCGCACGTTGGCCTGGTGCGGGATGAAGACGTCCAGGTCGTCCGGGGTGATCCCGGCCGCGTCCAGCGCCTGCTGGGCGACCTTCGCCATCTCGAACACGGCCCAGCGGAACACCGCCTGGCCCTCCTGCGTGATCGCGGGGAACTTGACGTTGCCCTCGCTGTCGACGGGCAGTTCCGAGACGTCGCCGATCCTGAAGCGGTTCCAGGGGACGGTCTGCTTGATGGTCTCGGACTTGTCGCCCTCGGAACCCCACACGGTCGGGCCGATCGCCGGCTCCCGGGAGGGGCCCACCACCACCGCGCCGGCGCCGTCGCCGAACAGGAAGGCCGTCGCGCGGTCCTCCAGGTCGGTCAGGTCGCTCAGCCGCTCCACGCCGATGACCAGGACGTACTCGGCCGACCCCTCCACCACCATGCCCTTGGCGAGCGTCAGCCCGTAGCCGAAGCCCGCGCAGCCCGCCGAGATGTCGAAGGCGGCGGCCCTGTCGGTGCCCAGCTTGTCGGCGATCTCGGTGGCGACGGCCGGGGTCTGGCTGAAGTGCGAGACGGTGGAGACGACCACGGCGCCGATCCGCTCGGCGCCGATGCCCGCGTCGGCGATCGCCTTGCCGGAGGCCTCGATGGCCATCGCGGCGACCGTCTCGTCCGCGCCCGCCCAGTGCCGGGTCTCGATGCCGGAGCGCGAGCGGATCCACTCGTCGGACGAGTCGATCCGCTCGAGGATCACCTCGTTGGGCACCACCCGGGTCGGCCGGTAGCCGCCGACGCCGAGGATGCGCGCGTACGGGGCGCCCTTGCTGGGCTTGATCTTCGCCATGCTCTGGGGCTCCTTGTCAGGCGCCCGCCGCGTGCGCGGCAGGCGTCACGGTCTCGGCGATGAGCGCACGGGCCGCGTCGAGGTCCTCGGGGGTCTTCAGGGCCAGCGTCCGCACGCCGGGCAGGGCGCGCTTGGCCAGGCCGGTCAGCGTGCCCCCGGGACACACCTCGATGAGCGCGGTGACGCCCAGCTCCTTGAACGTCCGCATGCACAGGTCCCAGCGGACCGGGTTGGCGACCTGGCCGACCAGCCTGCGCAGCACCTCGCTGCCGGTGGCGACCGTCGCGCCGTCCTTGTTGGAGACGTAGCCGACCCGCGGGTCGGCGGGCGTGAGGTCCGCCGCGGCCTCGGCCAGCGACTCCACCGCGGGAGCCATGTGGTGCGTGTGGAAGGCCCCCGCGACCTTCAGCGCGACGACCTTGCGGACGCCCTCGGGCATGTCCCCGGCCAGCGCGGCGAGCTGCTCCAGCGTGCCGGCGGCGACGACCTGGCCCGCGCCGTTGATGTTCGCCGGCGTCAGGCCCAGCCGCTCCAGGTGCGCGACCGAGACCTCCGGGTCGCCGCCGAGCAGCGCCGCCATGCCGGTCTCGGTGACGGCGGCGGCTTCGGCCATGGCCAGACCCCGCTTGCGGACGAGGCCGAGCGCGGCGGCGTCGTCCAGGACGCCCGCGAAGGCGGCGGCGGTGATCTCACCGACACTGTGACCCGCGACGGCGCCCGGGGCGATCTCCGTGATGTCACCCAGTGCCGCGGCGGACAGGATCCCGGCCGCGACCAGCAGCGGCTGCGCCACCGCGGTGTCACGGATGGCGTCGGCGTCGGCCCGGGTGCCGTAGTGGGCCAGGTCCAGTCCGATGGCGTCCGACCACGCGGCGACGCGGTCCGCGGCACCGGGGAGTTCGAGCCAGGGGGTCAGGAAGCCGGGCGTCTGGGCGCCCTGGCCGGGAGCGACGAGTACGAGCACTCTCACACTCTCTCTTGGGGACGGCCGCGGCCGCCCGTGGGGACAAGGACGAAGAACACGAGGGCGTTTTGTGGGCCCCCGACAAAAACCTAGGGTTGAGGTTCACCATCGGCCAGACGCCCCAGGGTGAGGGCGATCCGCAGTGTGAACGCGGATCGTACATCGGACGGTGACCAACCGGTGACGTCAGTCACACGTCGGAGCCGGTAGCGCACGGTGTTCGGGTGAACGAAGAGCATGCGCGCCGCGCCCTCCAGACTGCTCGCCTGCTCAAG
This is a stretch of genomic DNA from Streptomyces sp. TG1A-8. It encodes these proteins:
- a CDS encoding SGNH/GDSL hydrolase family protein → MRKRSRRARTVLAVVTATVLATGCDAFGGGGPSKAGGSASASRSPARPAPVWNRSPDSIAAVGDSITRGFDACTVLTDCPAVSWATGSDARVDSLAVRLLGVTGAARHSWNYAETGARMSDLPRQVARAVTRSPQLVTVMAGANDACRSSVSAMTPVADFRADFQEALSTLRGSLPRTQVYVASVPNLKRLWSQGRTNPLGKQVWKLGICPSMLAGADDLTGAATARRERVQQRVEEYNRVLGEVCAKDRRCRFDGNAVYDYRFGTDQLSHWDWFHPSRDGQARLAEIAYRTVTTGRP
- a CDS encoding DUF3145 domain-containing protein yields the protein MTTRGVLYVHSAPRALCPHVEWAIAGVLGTRVNLDWIRQPAAPGTWRSEFSWQGQAGTASKLASALRGWHLLRFEVTAEPCATAEGERYSCTPALGIFHAVTGLHGDILIPEDRLRAALQRSRQGETELEAELSRLLGKPWDDELEPFRHAGEGAPVRWLHQVV
- the fabF gene encoding beta-ketoacyl-ACP synthase II, which translates into the protein MSPTNRTVVVTGIGATTPLGGDAASTWEALVAGTSGVRLLEEEWAAELPVRIAARVAVEPGEVIPRPQARKLDRSAQFALIAAQEAWKDAGFTARAGEDAAVNPDRLGAVIASGIGGVTTLLDQYDVLREKGVRRVSPHTVPMLMPNSPAANVGIELGARAGVHTPVSACASGAEAIGYAIEMIRTGRADVVVAGGTEAAIHPLPIVAFGNMMAMSKNNDDPRGASRPYDAGRDGFVLGEGAGVVVLESEEHARARGARIYVEAVGQGISADSHHITQPEPSGNGIAHALQNLLDNTDLEPAEIVHVNAHATSTPQGDVAEIKALRKVFGDDVDHMAISATKSMTGHLLGGAGGIESVASVLALVNRTAPPTINIDELDPEVNADVVTGGARTLPEGRIAVLNDSFGFGGHNVVLAFRTV
- a CDS encoding acyl carrier protein — its product is MAATQEEIVAGLAEIVNEIAGIPTEDVQLDKSFTDDLDVDSLSMVEVVVAAEERFDVKIPDEDVKNLKTVGDATEYILKHQD
- a CDS encoding ketoacyl-ACP synthase III, whose product is MAKIKPSKGAPYARILGVGGYRPTRVVPNEVILERIDSSDEWIRSRSGIETRHWAGADETVAAMAIEASGKAIADAGIGAERIGAVVVSTVSHFSQTPAVATEIADKLGTDRAAAFDISAGCAGFGYGLTLAKGMVVEGSAEYVLVIGVERLSDLTDLEDRATAFLFGDGAGAVVVGPSREPAIGPTVWGSEGDKSETIKQTVPWNRFRIGDVSELPVDSEGNVKFPAITQEGQAVFRWAVFEMAKVAQQALDAAGITPDDLDVFIPHQANVRIIDSMVKALKLPEHVTVARDIRTTGNTSAASIPLAMERLLATGEAKSGDTALVIGFGAGLVYAATVVTLP
- a CDS encoding ACP S-malonyltransferase is translated as MLVLVAPGQGAQTPGFLTPWLELPGAADRVAAWSDAIGLDLAHYGTRADADAIRDTAVAQPLLVAAGILSAAALGDITEIAPGAVAGHSVGEITAAAFAGVLDDAAALGLVRKRGLAMAEAAAVTETGMAALLGGDPEVSVAHLERLGLTPANINGAGQVVAAGTLEQLAALAGDMPEGVRKVVALKVAGAFHTHHMAPAVESLAEAAADLTPADPRVGYVSNKDGATVATGSEVLRRLVGQVANPVRWDLCMRTFKELGVTALIEVCPGGTLTGLAKRALPGVRTLALKTPEDLDAARALIAETVTPAAHAAGA